The following coding sequences are from one Eucalyptus grandis isolate ANBG69807.140 chromosome 11, ASM1654582v1, whole genome shotgun sequence window:
- the LOC104427488 gene encoding putative disease resistance protein RGA4 — MAESLLSGIAEGVLGKIASLAVQEAIAIYGLENQLSELKETVTAIKAVLLDAEEQQAKNHRLQLWLDRLQDVLYDVDDVLDEFECEALRKQVISRYGGIKEKVRRFFSISNPLIFRAKLSDKIREIRERLSIISDEKDQFDLNARSANSDAAHTRSQEMTYSYVNKLEVVGRDIDKEKIIEMLIQPVSSKNISVIPIVGIGGLGKTTLAKLVYNDDNVNEHFELRIWVCVSRDFDLRKIIEGIIKDATHQSLGNFDLQQLQRLLRETIKDKKYLLVLDDIWTNDRGRWNELRNLLSQGASESKIIVTTRHSDVAFIMGTHPAHNLKGLSHEDSMVLFKKCAFDEKEREPCPKLLEIGNHIVEKSHGVPLLLKTLGCLLYTKREEQYWAHIRDSETWILAEAEKGIVPVLKLSYDHLPSNLKRCFAALSLFRNEVKFKNIDFAWLWMALGLISSPREKQALEDVTVEYVKELGKRSLIQEVKQYGSLLVFEMHDLVHYLASIVARNDYSMVDLDTTEISKGVRHVSFSSILSKGISNFDGVPPFLRKPTSKRLRAIIFRYKVDEIITREFIKTCLSKCKHLRILQLTNGSFEELPSSIGNLKQLRSFRLHDNKRLKELPDSICELQSLLILSLNGCSKLDKLPKNMNRLVSLRYLEVTTKQKSLQESGIQYLENLQLLDINGCKNLQVLFEGTCHLTRLEHLLIKNCGGPISVHFEKLIALNSLMIRDCKLMLTQENKSNFPLNLNVLIIAKFEQVMELLQCLVGSCTLEYLRIDDCPNFTAVPEWLPNHTHLKYIEFSRCSNLSFLPQGVRSLTALRELHVADCGELSNRCQHLTGEDWPIIAHIPQIKLDYRKVQWTED; from the coding sequence ATGGCAGAATCACTCCTTTCCGGCATCGCGGAAGGGGTGCTTGGGAAGATTGCCTCCCTAGCCGTCCAAGAAGCCATCGCGATttatggtcttgagaaccagcTTAGCGAGCTTAAAGAGACGGTGACTGCCATCAAGGCAGTCTTGTTAGATGCGGAAGAGCAGCAGGCGAAGAACCACCGTCTGCAACTGTGGTTAGATCGGCTTCAAGATGTATTGTATGATGTGGACGACGTGCTTGATGAATTCGAGTGCGAAGCCTTAAGGAAGCAGGTGATAAGTCGTTACGGGGGCATCAAAGAGAAGGTACGCCGCTTCTTTTCCATCTCTAATCCACTAATATTCCGTGCAAAACTCAGTGATAAGATCAGGGAGATACGGGAGAGATTATCCATAATTTCCGATGAGAAAGATCAATTTGATCTTAATGCACGGAGTGCTAACAGTGATGCGGCACATACTCGATCACAAGAGATGACTTACTCGTACGTAAACAAGTTGGAAGTTGTTGGAAGAGATAttgataaagaaaagataattgaGATGTTGATACAACCAGTATCTAGCAAAAATATCTCGGTGATTCCCATTGTTGGAATAGGGGGTTTGGGCAAGACGACACTAGCGAAATTAGTTTACAACGACGACAATGTGAACGAGCATTTCGAATTGAGAATATGGGTATGTGTATCTCGGGACTttgatttaaggaaaattatcGAAGGAATCATCAAAGATGCAACCCATCAAAGCTTGGGTAACTTTGATCTTCAGCAATTGCAAAGGCTTTTGCGAGAAACCATCAAAGACAAGAAATATCTACTTGTCTTGGATGACATATGGACCAATGACCGCGGGAGATGGAATGAATTGAGAAATTTGCTAAGCCAAGGAGCTAGTGAAAGTAAGATAATTGTGACAACACGTCATTCAGACGTTGCTTTCATAATGGGCACCCATCCAGCGCATAATCTGAAAGGTCTTTCTCATGAAGACTCAAtggttttgttcaaaaaatgtGCATTTGATGAGAAGGAAAGGGAGCCTTGTCCTAAACTTCTTGAGATTGGAAATCATATTGTTGAAAAATCGCATGGAGTGCCTCTCCTTCTGAAAACTTTGGGGTGTCTACTTTACACAAAGCGCGAAGAACAGTATTGGGCACATATAAGAGATAGTGAAACATGGATTTTAGCAGAAGCAGAAAAGGGCATTGTGCCAGTACTTAAGCTTAGCTATGATCATTTACCATCCAACTTAAAACGTTGTTTCGCCGCATTGTCACTTTTTAGAAATGaagttaaatttaaaaacattgATTTTGCTTGGTTGTGGATGGCTTTAGGACTCATTAGTTCACCAAGGGAAAAACAAGCATTAGAAGATGTGACTGTTGAGTATGTCAAAGAGTTGGGGAAGAGATCTTTGATCCAAGAAGTTAAGCAGTATGGATCGCTGTTAGTTTTTGAAATGCACGATTTGGTCCATTATCTTGCATCGATTGTGGCAAGAAATGATTATTCTATGGTTGACTTAGATACTACAGAGATTTCAAAAGGAGTACGACATGTTTCGTTCTCTAGCATTCTGTCAAAGGGAATCTCGAATTTTGATGGAGTACCCCCTTTTCTGAGAAAGCCAACTTCAAAGAGGTTGCGTGCAATTATATTTCGTTACAAAGTTGATGAAATTATTACTAGAGAGTTCATTAAAACGTGCCTCTCCAAGTGTAAACATTTACGGATTCTACAATTGACAAATGGTAGTTTTGAGGAGCTGCCAAGTTCCATTGGCAACTTGAAGCAATTGAGATCATTTCGTCTCCATGATAACAAGCGATTGAAGGAGCTTCCGGATTCCATTTGTGAGCTGCAAAGTTTACTAATATTATCCCTTAATGGTTGCTCAAAGCTAGATAAGTTACCCAAAAATATGAATAGGCTTGTTAGTCTAAGATATCTAGAGGTAACAACGAAGCAAAAGAGTCTGCAAGAAAGTGGTATACAATACCTAGAAAATCTGCAACTTTTGGATATCAATGGCTGCAAAAATCTCCAAGTTTTATTTGAAGGCACTTGCCATTTGACTCGCCTTGAGCACTTACTGATTAAAAATTGTGGGGGACCAATTTCTGTGCATTTTGAGAAATTAATCGCCCTTAATTCCTTGATGATTAGAGATTGCAAGCTCATGTTGACCCAAGAGAATAAGTCCAACTTTCCATTAAATCTTAATGTTCTGATTATAGCAAAGTTCGAACAAGTGATGGAGTTGCTCCAATGTCTCGTTGGATCTTGCACTTTGGAATACTTACGCATTGATGATTGCCCAAACTTCACAGCTGTACCTGAATGGCTACCAAATCATACACATCTCAAATATATTGAGTTCTCCAGATGTTCCAACTTGTCATTTTTGCCGCAAGGAGTTCGATCACTCACCGCCCTCAGAGAATTGCATGTCGCGGATTGTGGCGAACTGAGCAATAGATGTCAACATTTAACGGGCGAGGATTGGCCCATAATTGCTCACATTCCTCAAATTAAACTTGATTATAGGAAGGTACAATGGACTGAAGATTAG
- the LOC120289831 gene encoding putative disease resistance protein RGA1, giving the protein MAESLLSGIAEGVLVKIASLVLQEAVAIYGVENQISELRETLTAINAVLLDAEEQQAKNHCLQVWLDRLRDVLYDAEDVLDEFGCEALRKQVISRHGGVKEKVCRFFSLSNPLVLRAKLSDKIKEIRGRLSRISTEKDQFDLTMRSADNDVAQTRSREMTYSFVNKLDVIGRDIDKQKIIEMLLQSTNDKNLSVIPIVGIGGLGKTALAKLIYNDDSVKEQFELQMWVFVPQDFDLKKTIEEIIKAATGQSSSNLNIQQLQTHLLGIIKDKKYLLVLDDVWSNGPNRWQELRDLLSNGASESKVIVTTRNLEVASMMGTFPTHNLEGLSLKDSTALFIKWAFDEKGKAITPQSP; this is encoded by the coding sequence ATGGCAGAATCACTCCTTTCTGGAATCGCGGAGGGGGTGCTTGTGAAGATTGCCTCCCTGGTCCTCCAAGAAGCCGTCGCCATTTATGGTGTCGAGAATCAGATTAGCGAGCTCAGAGAGACGTTGACTGCCATCAATGCAGTCCTGTTAGATGCGGAGGAGCAGCAGGCGAAGAACCACTGTCTGCAAGTGTGGTTAGATCGGCTTCGAGATGTATTGTACGATGCGGAGGACGTGCTTGATGAATTCGGGTGCGAAGCCTTAAGGAAGCAGGTGATAAGTCGTCATGGGGGGGTCAAAGAGAAGGTATGCcgcttcttttccctctctaaTCCACTAGTACTCCGTGCAAAACTCAGTGATAAGATCAAGGAGATACGGGGGAGATTGTCTAGAATTTCAACTGAGAAAGATCAATTCGATCTTACTATGCGGAGTGCTGACAATGATGTGGCACAAACCCGATCACGAGAGATGACTTACTCATTTGTAAACAAATTGGATGTCATCGGAAGAGATATTGATAAACAAAAGATAATTGAGATGTTGTTGCAGTCGACAAATGACAAAAACCTCTCAGTGATTCCCATTGTTGGAATAGGAGGTTTGGGCAAGACAGCCCTCGCTAAATTAATCTACAATGATGACAGTGTGAAAGAGCAATTTGAATTGCAGATGTGGGTGTTTGTTCCCCAAGACTTCGATTTAaagaaaacaattgaagagATTATTAAAGCTGCAACTGGTCAAAGCTCGAGTAACTTGAATATTCAACAGTTGCAAACTCATTTGCTAGGCATTATCAAAGACAAGAAATATCTACTTGTCTTGGATGACGTTTGGAGCAATGGCCCCAATAGATGGCAAGAATTGAGAGATTTGCTAAGCAATGGAGCTAGCGAAAGCAAGGTAATTGTGACAACACGCAATTTAGAAGTCGCTTCCATGATGGGTACCTTTCCAACACATAATCTAGAAGGTCTTTCTCTCAAAGACTCTACGGCCTTGTTCATAAAATGGGCATttgacgaaaaaggaaaagcaatcACGCCCCAATCTCCTTGA